A region of the Melitaea cinxia chromosome 1, ilMelCinx1.1, whole genome shotgun sequence genome:
AAAgccaaatttcatatttattacttaGCTATTTATTATGAGATATTTTCTCAGCAGCCAGACAGTTTTAACAGTTCCAACACCTGGCCAGACAAACATTTAGTTTGGCTGTAAGTGCAAGCGCGAAGCAAGCTGTGAGTGCCTACGTATAACGAGTAGATGGAAGTGGAATAGTGATTtggataaattaaataatttgtttaaatttttattgatgatttaaaatattgtacgaaaaataataattataatcaatcATATTTCATAATggatattcatttttttttattaagcttaaagattaaagtttatttgttgctatacagaataatataaattgacTGACTCTCATATTTTGTAGCATGTGTAATTAAAACACTAATacatatcaattatttttgttacaacttttttattaaattccacgcgaacgaagtctgtgaatacatatgaatttagtaaaaagcagctattttaatattactaacagaccctccaattttatttatttgtatagatattctCTAAATGATGCTGATTTAACAGATCATTTTGTTTCAGatacaaaacattaaaacagcACGTCGTACGTGGTTGACCATCGGTGGTGGCCTTGTCGGATTTCTTGTGGGTTTTGTTctgcttttatatattatgcatCGACACAATGTAGCTCAGACGAAGAAAATTACTAAAGAAGTGAAAAAAGTTTCACCTATTGACGAGAAAGCTGTAACTGCAGTACTCCTTAATAACAAATCTTGAGAATTGACGAAGTTTGAGGATTTGCTTCTATCTATTATTAACCTCATTTTGTATATTgtgctattatattatatataatatatataattatataatatatataatataatatatatattatattattatatttatattaataatggttgttttgtaaaattatattgcGAATTTAGAAATTAAGAATTTAGTCGAGTAAATCAAGAAATTAGTTTTGTTGATGTCTCTAAATCAGGGCAATAGATCTCAAGAAGACAAGTTGTTCAGCCAAAGAAAATCTATGGCATTAATGGGACTTACCCTCGACAAAGTTAGGTTAGTTTTGATAAGCTCGCGTGGCTGAAGTCATTTTTTCGATACAGTAGGTATATGTGCCTACCACTAAATacgttaataatataatatgcgtGTTAGTTGTCTAACACGTGAGCTCACTGTCActtattgtatatttaagtaTCAATGGCTTATTACAGTGATGAGATGACCACTGGTGGGAAACATCCGAAGTGGTCCGCTAAGGCGAGATGCAAAGTAAGCGATTTTCACTATGCTATAACTACAATATACTATACCCCAAGAACAGTTGCAAAACGTACATTTTGACAAATGGTTCGTTATCATTAAAAGCTTAAGAACCACTGGCTTAGTAGGTAAGCTAAGCAGGTAGGTTtactttaatacaatttaattttttttttttacacgcgTTTGATGACACATCTGGTTTATGTAGCAAAAATTTTATAGcttcaattttactaaaatattctaCGAATGGCACTTTAACTGTTAAactataaaaagattttttaaatacctttATAATCAAATGACtatgttttaaaaatcttaatgttaccatagatatttattttattgaaatactaaTTGCAAACAATTTTACTATTACGATGTTATTATAGCTAtgttatatactaataaatatgttaagaGGCGTCGAAAGGCTGATTAGATATACAATGAATAAAAGTTTTCTGGAggtccattttttaaattttatgttaatttcaTTTGACCATTTTCATAATAACTTATAAACGGTTCATTAAGATGTTCTTCACCCatttgtaacaattttatttaaacactaaaggttttcattacaatttttgtttagaaTGTTATTTTGAGAATAATAGGTACATTGTTATGTCGaaagaataaataagaatatattgttattactctagtttaagaaaatatataactaattacTTGTCTATTAATTAAAACCTGCGGTTTGAGTGATGATTAGAGTGTTGGTGattatataatcataaaaatattaccaaaGATAGTGAATATGGTTAAGTTAAAAAATCACTACTAACCAGTTTATCAGGTAGCTTTTATAACTGAAACTAATTTCGAAATATTAAGATGACCAAAGTTGATTTTAAGTATTTAGAAATTTGTATCGTGATTCGTGAGTTTTTAGCTGTAGGTATGTAAGATTTTtagaatagattaaaaatatttttatacaaattgtaAGAATATAAATGTTGACTATCTTTTGCACTGTGATACAAAAATTACGAGAcagaattaaatgtttaaaacatacagcaaaatgtttcatttaaaaatctaattttgtCATGTTCGTTTTAGCCGACGTATAGACACCGCGCTGTTGTAGTGGTGGGTGtgtagcgggttcgattctcgggatgaatatttgtattccTACAAATATTTCCTTCCGTTCTGGGTGCTTGTCCTTTTGGATCTTGGATCTGGTCCCGATTGCTATCATAAACGCCTAATATTGATCGTTATTACTCATAGTGGGAAATGCAAATATTCGCAAACTTAgcaatggagcagcgttgtggattaaacTCCGACACTTATCCTACAAAGAGAAACAAGCCAATGCCCAACAGTGGGTCGTTACAGGCTGAGTAAATCAATTTGAACCGAAGTGGTCAGAACGTGTTTCGTAACCAATTTCCATGCATAAAATCAGTATTAACTCGTTAACGTAACtcaatatagaaaaaaaaaactcaaacgCGCTCGGCCTACGTACTTACCTACCCTAAgagtaactaaaataattttatttttgctttgtaCATATTTGAGTATCTAAGAAACATGTTGTCTTGTTTATTAGTTTTCTTTCGTGTACTTATACAAAGTattttaaacaatgaaaaatatttagttacagATCTAATGCTGCTAGATGTTAGAAATTGTTAATTTTCTCTTcattataaattcttttttttttttttttttataaatatttacacaatacacacacggtcgtctgttcctaaagtaagcaacttaatgcttgtgttataggtaacagccgactggtatatagctacatatttttttttttcgataaacatacttataaataatacatatataaatatataaataaatatgtatattacacccagactcggggtgggaatcgaacccacaaccctcggagcagaaagcagggtcactacaaactgcgccaacgggctagtctttaattaatttttaattaattacactaTTGCTTATATTTATCcataggtatatattaaaaaatataagatattaaaaaattacgttttCAGTGGCTCTACCATTAATTAGGTACTTTCGCTTTACATCAcctacaatttaaaataaataatataattgtttgcagTGCATTTATTACTggcaattttataacaaataaggGTCTTTTatgtgacgacgcgttggcgcaacaatcacagcactggtttgtggctgttgcgctggcggttgcgggtttgatccccacacatgacaattgaccatacttttttttttgtttgccatggtctggctgtttgtgcagttcttgtgggtctccccagaGAGGAATCCTCTCccaggagagcacgttaagccgtcggtcccggttatcatgtacacctgatagtgatgttgataaatatatccgccaattcgCATTGGAggagcgtgatggattaagctctgatctttctcctacatagggaaaagaagcctatgcccagaagtgggatattacagactgaagcgtaacgGTCTTTACTCTTTTGTGTAGAAAACTATTTAGTAGTTCGTGAAATCTGCTCAATTACATGTTTCTTTATAAATGCGGCAAGTGTAAGTATTGGTATTacattagattttaaaaaaaagctgttccttgtgaatatatttatacgAGCGAGTATACACGTGtatatttgaaatgtttttaagaattgatgatttaaataaaaaaccaaatacccttttaaaagaattaagtatatttaaatgaaataaaacaaactgaACTTAATGGTCACAAGCTAAAAATATAGAACAATGTATGCCTTTACActgatttttaaacaaaaaaaaaaagaacaattattttgcacgtaaataattaaaacgacAGGATTGAGTAAAAACAGTTCCCTCAGGTGGCACGTTCAAGTGTCCCCTTCTACTATCTGCGAGGACGTGTTAATGCCAGCTTTAGGGTAATTCCGTTGATTGTTGTCCGAATATTGGGTGTCACAGTAGTTATCTCAAGTGTCTTTCTTCTCGCTGTCGTTTACAGATTTTCCAACGGCTGGCTGCGAATCCTTCTCCTTTGCTAGACGTTGCTTGCTAAATTTACCCATACCCGGTTGATAAATGACGAGACTCGGACGGTCCtggaattatatataaataaataattaataaatataaataaacatattatattttaactagcaAATACGTGCAGTTTAAATTATCATTACGTTTCCTAAAATTTTCCGATTTCCTCAATTTTATGTTCCTTAAGAACTTTCTACTTAAGTATtagaaaatcttaaaaaataaatattatgctaATTGGTGAAGACGATCACGTGTTTTGCGCGTAGCGAAACATTTAggaagtaatttttatatataaatgtatacatagattagaatttaaaaaaaatctctaatcCAAATACGTTTATCACAGAAATTGTATAAGCATTACATGAAGAGACATAAACTCCTAATCAAACAACTAATCATAAACATTTTACAAGCGAGAGACACCTAATACATTACATGGAGCACTCATACACAGgtctagtattttatattcgaaTATTTGGCTAATTTTACGTTGGAAAGTTATTAGGTAGCATCATTGCTCAATGAGAGGAACACATAAtcaaacagttatttaaactgtatggtgaaaatttaaaaagagataaaacacttttgatattatttgaCCTTATACTATAAAACTAACCTTATTTCTTATTCTCCTTTCCGCGCGACGTTCTGAGCTCTCactcttttctttttcttctgaACCTTCTCTTTCACTTGATTTGCTTCTATCATCAAGAGAATTCTGCCTTTTGAGTATTGGCTCTTCTTTGAAAGGTATATCACCTGAATCCATACTATTTCTTCTTATTTTAGTGATTTCTACTGAATCATTTTTGGTGTCAAATTTGAATTTGGTTCGAATTGAgtccttatttttattatcgtcATCCATTTTCACTTTACGATCCATATCCTCAATCAGTTTAGTCAAATCTTCAGTCTTCACTTGAGGTAATTGAGTGAATGGTTTGATATCATCATGATTTAAAGATTTTGATTTCCCTTCTGCAGacattattttactaattacaGACTGCTTATCTGATTTTCCTTGTTCAACTTGTTTCAATCTCTCTTTCCTTGTGtcgctatattttttactcttCTGCTCGCGCGGAGGTTCCTTAAATTGATCACGCCTTTCTTTTTTCAGAAGCTTGTCATCATCACCTTCATCTTCTTTAGTCAAACACTCTTTTTTGTCTCcgtctatttttttctttttatcagCAAGATTTATACCAATTTTCCTTTGgtctttatatgtttttgattcAAATACAGTAGCATCCTTATCAATAACTTTAGAGTCTTCATCTCTCAAATCATTACTTATCTTTTCCTTATCTCCATCCCGTGGCTTTATTTTCCTTACATCACTTTCAGCATCTTCTTCTTCCTGCAATGTTTAGtcttgtttaatatatatttaaaaataccaatACAAGTTCAAGAACATCATAAATTtactacttatttataaattttacagaACTATTACTAAGGGCTACAATAATACAACCAGTCTATGACATAATATGAATAGCAAAATTCATATTACAGGTTTACATAATTAAGACTTTATTAAAACCTTTGAATGCGTGTCACCGCCACTTTTCAAAATTGTTtccctattattttttttactgcatTCACTACTAGTAGAAATAGTGAATGTATTATGTGTTTTTATGCTCAGTGCAGGATAAGAAATTTCCCAATCCGAATCAGTACTTGTTATTTCATCA
Encoded here:
- the LOC123669727 gene encoding regulator of nonsense transcripts 3B; its protein translation is MTEDQDVKDSQSDSGSKTFINKNTDKKAKPHRPLTKIILRRLPPTMTEEAFLEQVAPIPEHDHFYFAKPDPSLGNNVYSRAYINFVNVDDIYLFRDKFDGYVFLDERGVEYVGIVEYAPFQRIPKKKKKKDPKCGTIESDPIYQEFLESLTKDQEPENQPKLEYSYPVNDTNDKKVQSTPLLEYLAARKLDKRGRDERRRRENDKRKMRIERKTKDLPIKEEEDAESDVRKIKPRDGDKEKISNDLRDEDSKVIDKDATVFESKTYKDQRKIGINLADKKKKIDGDKKECLTKEDEGDDDKLLKKERRDQFKEPPREQKSKKYSDTRKERLKQVEQGKSDKQSVISKIMSAEGKSKSLNHDDIKPFTQLPQVKTEDLTKLIEDMDRKVKMDDDNKNKDSIRTKFKFDTKNDSVEITKIRRNSMDSGDIPFKEEPILKRQNSLDDRSKSSEREGSEEKEKSESSERRAERRIRNKDRPSLVIYQPGMGKFSKQRLAKEKDSQPAVGKSVNDSEKKDT